The genomic interval CGCGGCATGGCCTCGATGGCGTTGGCGATCACGCTGTTGAGCACCTGGGCGAACAGCACCCGGTGGCTGAGCACCGTCGGCGCCGGCGGCGCCGGCCAGTCGACCCGGATGTTGGCGGCGCCAAGCTGGTGCGCGAAGGCGTGCAGCACGTCGTCCAGCGCGGCGACCGGGTTCACCGCCTCGCGCTCGCCGCTAAGCGGGCGGGAGGCGATCAGCAGCTCGCTGACGCACTTGGACAGGCGGTCGACCTGGCCGATGATGTCCTCGAGGTTCTTGCGCACCGGCGCGTCCTCGGCGTCCAGCGCCAGCTCGGCGCTGGAGCGGATCGCGGCGAGCGGGTTGCGCAGGCTGTGGGCCACGGCGCTGGACATCTCGCCCAGGGCCACCACCGTCTCGTTGGCCACCAGCTGCCGCTGCTGGGCGGCGAGCAGGCCGGAGAGCCGCCAGATCATCCAGAACAGCCCGAGGCAGATCAGCAGGCCGCCGAGCATGGCGGCCAGCCAGAACACCAGGTAGCTGCGCTGCAGCTGGGCGAGCAGGTCGAGCGGCTGCTTGTGGATCTCCAGCAGGGACGCCAGCCGGCCCGTCTCGTCCCGCAGCGGGATGTAGTGCTCGACCTGGAGGCTTCCCGGCGGGCTGAGGAAGTTCGTGCCGCTCGCCCTGAAATGACTGGCGGTGATCGTGTCGCCGCAGCTGAAGGCCTCCTCGAGGCCAGGGTTGGCGCCCCGGGTACCGACCAGTTGCGGATCGGTCGACCAGAGGATGGTCCGGTCGGGGCCGTGCAGGTTGACCCGCTGCACCTCGGGGAGGCTGGCGATATGGTCGAGGAGCCTGTCGTAGCGGTGCGTCTGCGGCATCCCTCCGGAGACGCTGTCTTCAGGCTCGGCATGGTGCCGCTCCATGTCGGCGATCGCGCGGATCGCCTGGGCCGTCAGCAGGCCATCGCGCCGAACGCTCTCGGTCAGCAGAAAACGGGTGGAAAGGACGGCAAGCAGGACGACGACCGTGGTGATGACGGCAAAGCTGACCAGGGAGAACCATCTGATCAGATTGAACCGCTTCGGGATTTCCGCGCCCAAGGTACTCGCCTCCCTGCGAGAAGGATGCCTCTGGAACCCGACTGGCTCATCCTCTTGTTGTTCTGGTGAGATTTTTATAGCCCATCGCCATAGGACCGCTAAGCACGATTGGCGATTATCAACGTCGGTGCTTATACAAGAATCGCCAGCCTAGCGGCTGTATGTGTCAGCTTTGGGTCAAGCGTGCCAATTCATGTCCTGCGACTGCACGCCATCGCCCGACGGGGCGGAAACAGTAAAGCACGGGAATGCCGCCACTGCCGCGGGCGGGCCTTGGGGATCGCCGGGCCGGGGCGGCGGCCCGCGTGTGGTTAGGGTCTGTTGGCGTTTTGGCGGCCTGCGCCAAAACGCCAACAGACCCTAATGGTGCTTGTGCCCCGGATGATGGAGGGCACGCAGATACATGGCGCCGGCCAGCGGCAGCTCGCCCTCCAGCTCGGCCAGGCTGGCGGTCTGCATGGGCACCGGGTCCTGCAGGTGGCCATGGATCAGCAGGCCGGCCAGTGCACCGACGAAGGGCTGGTGGCTGACCAGCAGAAGCTCCTCCTCGCTGCGCTCGGCCAGCAGGTCGAGGACCTGGCGCGGATCGTCGTCCGGCGTCAGCCAGTCGGCCACCTGCAGGTGCAGCCCGCCATCGAGCAGATCCTCCACCAGTTCGGCAGTCTGCCGGGCACGCACATAGGGGCTGCAGAGAATCGTCCGCAGGGGCCGGCCGATCAGGTGCAAGGCCGCCTGATGGACCTCCTTGCGGCCGTGCCGGGTCAGCTCGCGCTCGGCATCGGTACGGGCGTGCGGCTCGGCCTCGCCATGTCGCAACAACCAGAGTTTCATCGAGATCTCCTCACCGGCCGGGATGGGGGCTCAGAAGCCACTGGTGGAAATGAAGTCCACATCCGTCTTCGGCTCGCCGGTCATCAGTGCCTCGATGACCTGGGCCAGGGTGCGCCCTTCGAACAGGATGGCGTGGAGGCCGGCGACCAGAGGCATGTAGACGCCGAGCTCCTCGGCCTTGGCCTTGAGCACCCGCAGGGTGTTGACCCCTTCGGCCACCTCGCCGAGACGCGCCACCGCCTCCTCCAGACTGAGGCCCTGGCCGAGGGCATAACCCACCTGATAGTTGCGGCTCTTCGGCGAAGTGCAGGTGACGATCAGGTCGCCAACCCCGGCCAGGCCGAGGAAAGTCATGGGGTTGGCGCCGAGCCGTGCGGCGAAGCGCGTCATCTCGGCGAGGGCGCGGGTGATCAGCATGCTCTTGGTGTTCTCGCCCATGCCCAGCGCGGCGGCCATGCCGGCCATGATCGCGTAGACGTTCTTCAGCGCCCCGCCGAGCTCGGCGCCGAAGCGGTCGCCGCTGGCGTAAACGCGGAAGGTGCGCCCGTGCAGCACGGCCTGCACCGCCCGGCACAGTGCCTCGTCCTCGCTGGCGATGACCGTGGCGGTCAGCGCATGCTCGGCGATCTCCCGCGCCAGGTTCGGCCCGGAAAGCACGCCGATGCGCGCCGCAGGAGCGATCTCCTCGATGATCTGGCTCATCAGCTTGAAGCTCTGCGCCTCGATTCCCTTGGTGGTGCTGACCAGCATCTTCCCGGCCAGCAGCGCGGACACCGGCTGCAGCGCCTGGCGCAGGGCGCTGGAGGGCAGCACGACGAAGATCAGCTCGCTGCCGGCAACCGTGGCGGCGAGATCGATGACCGGCTCGACGCCGGGCAGTACCTTGACGCCCTTCAGGTAGCGCGGATTCTCCCGCTGCGTGCGGATCGCCTCGGCCTGCTCCGGATCGCGCATCCACAGCCGCACGGCCTGGCCGTTCTCCGCCAGCAGGTTGGCGAGCGCCGTGCCGAAGCTGCCGCCGCCGAGCACCGCGATGGGTTGTCTTGCAATCATCTCGTTCCTCCATACGGCAATCGGTCGGCATTATACGGGGTGGGGCCGTCGCGACCAGTCATCGGTTATCCCTTGCACGGGGAGCGGCACTGACGTAAGCATTTTGAAACGCAGGCAAGCTCCCCAGGGTCCGCCGACGGCCCTTCCTCCCCCCAACAAGTGGTAAACTAGGCAATTACGGCCGACCTTCGTCATTCCGCTCCCATGCATTGGACAGCCGGCGGTAACGCCATGGCCGGGATGACAGTGCTCGGCACTGTGACTTTCAACACCAGGCAACAGTCTATGACTAGGCTGCCGGATCATACCCCCATTGCCTGTGGCCACCAGACGCTTCGTCCGCCGTCACGAACGGACCATTGAGGAATTTGCATGACCAAACAACACGCCTATACCCGGGAAGACCTGCTGCGCTGCGCTCGCGGCGAGCTGTTCGGTCCGGGTAATGCGCAACTGCCCGCCCCCAATATGTTGATGGTTGATCGCATCACGCATATCAGCGACACCGGCGGCAAGTACGGCAAGGGCGAAATGGTCGCCGAACTGGACATCAACCCGGACCTGTGGTTCTTCGCCTGCCACTTCGAAGGGGATCCGGTCATGCCGGGCTGCCTGGGCCTCGACGCCATGTGGCAGCTGGTCGGCTTCTACCTGGGCTGGCAGGGCAATCCGGGCCGCGGCCGGGCCCTGGGCTCGGGCGAAGTCAAATTCTTCGGCCAGGTGCTGCCGACGGCGAAGAAACTCACCTACAACATCCACATCAAGCGCACCATCAGCCGCTCGCTGATCCTCGGCATCGCCGACGGCACCGTCAGCGTCGATGGCCGCGAGATCTACAGTGCCGAAGGCCTGCGCGTCGGCCTGTTCACCTCTACCGACAGCTTCTGAAGGACACCCACATGCGTCGCGTCGTGATCACTGGCCTCGGCATCGTATCCTGCCTGGGCAATGACAAGGACACCGTATCCGCCAACCTGCGTGCCGGCCGGCCAGGGATTCGCCACAACCCCTCCTACGCCGAAATGGGCCTGCGCAGCCAGGTATCCGGTTCCATCGACCTGGACCTGGAAGCGCTGATCGACCGCAAGGTCTACCGCTTCATGGGTGACGCCGCCGCCTTCGCCTACCTGTCCATGGAACAGGCGATCAAGGATGCCGGCCTGAGCGCGGAAGAGATCTCCAACCCGCGCGTCGGCCTGATCGCCGGCTCCGGCGGTGCCTCCACCTTCAACCAGATGGAGGCCATGGACATCCTGCGCGAGAAGGGCGTCAAGCGCGTCGGCCCGTACCGCGTGCCGCGCACCATGGGCAGCACCGTCTCCGCCTGCCTGGCCACCCCCTTCAAGATCAAGGGCGTGAACTACTCCATCTCCTCGGCCTGCGCCACCAGCGCCCACTGCATCGGCAGCGCCATGGAGCAGATCCTGATGGGCAAGCAGGACATGGTCTTCGCCGGCGGCGGCGAAGAGGAACACTGGAGCCAGAGCTTCCTGTTCGACGCCATGGGCGCCCTGTCCACCCAGTACAACGACACCCCGGAAAAGGCCTCGCGCGCCTACGACGCCAAGCGTGACGGCTTCGTCATCGCCGGCGGCGGCGGCATGGTGGTGGTCGAGGAGCTGGAACACGCCCTCAAGCGCGGCGCGAAGATCTATGCCGAAATCATCGGCTACGGTGCCACCTCCGACGGCTACGACATGGTCGCCCCGAGCGGCGAAGGCGCGGTGCGCTGCATGCAGCTGGCTTTGTCCACGGTCGACACCCCGATCGACTACCTGAACACCCACGGCACCTCAACCCCGGTCGGCGACGTGGCCGAAGCCAAGGCCGTGCGCACCGTGTTCGGCGACAAGGCCCCGGCGATCAGCTCGACCAAGAGCCTGTCCGGCCACTCGCTGGGTGCCGCCGGCGTACAGGAAGCGATCTACAGCCTGCTGATGATGGAAGGCAACTTCATTGCCGGCTCGGCCAACATCGAGGAACTGGATCCGGAAGTCGCCGATCTGCCGATCGTGCAGAAGACCCGCGAGAACGTCACCCTGAACACCGTGATGAGCAACAGCTTCGGCTTCGGTGGCACCAACGCCACCCTGGTGTTCAAGCGCTGGCAGGGCTGAGCCAGGGCTCACCCTTGATGCAGAACGCCCCGCCTCGCCGGGGCGTTCTGCTTTCCGGGCCCCTATTCCTGGCGGAAGAACGGCTCGGCGACGAACTGCCAGTCGGCATAGCGGGTCGTCCCCTCGAAACTCTCCCACCCCGGCGGAAAGTTCGCGCTCTTCAGCGGGCGCCGCTCGGACAGGCTGTACACCCCGGCGATGCGCCCGTCGCTCGAGCGGATCAGCCCCCACTCGCGGCTGCCGGTGACGGGGTCGGCATAGAGCCGGCGCAGGTGGCGCTGGCGCTTGATCTGCCGGCGGTCCTCCAGCAGCTCCTCGAGGCTCTGCGGATACTGGGCGATGCCCGGCGAGTTGCGGTGGTAGCTGCGCAGCGCCATGGCGTACTGGTTGCCGATCCACAGCAGGTCGCGTTCCCGGTCGCGCTGGCTGGCGGTGGACCAGAGCTGGCCGGCCGCAGCCAGCGCGCCGCCCATCAGCGCGACGAGAAACAGCACACCCAGATAGGTGAAGCCCCGCTGCCCGCGCATCGCCTCACCACTCGGCATACAGGCTGCCGTCCTTCCCCCGCCCATCCGCGCCGCTCCTGACGTCGGCGACGCCGCCGGGAATGCCCTCGGGCGGAGGCAGCAACACCCACAGGTCGCTGCGCTCGGTGATCGGGTCCACCGGCAGGCTGCGCAGGTAGCGCTGCTCCACCAGCGTCTCCAGGCTCTCCGGATAGCTGCCGGTGTCGCCGTAGTACTGGTCCAGGGCATCGCGCATCACCGCCAGGCTCTGCTTGAGGGTGGTTTCCCTGGAGTACTCGAGGCTGGAGAAATAGCGCGGCACGGCGATGGTCAGCAGGCTGGCGATGATCGCCATGACTACCAGCAGCTCGATCAGGGTGAATCCGGCCTGTCGTCGCATAACTACCACTCCCGGTACGGAATGCCGTTGAGTCCGCGGCCTTCGGACAGCGAATAAACGTCGAAGACGTCCTCGCCGGCCTGCGGGCGCTCCGCGGAACTGTCGTAGCTGCGCAGCCCCCAGCTCTCCAGCGCGCTCACGCCCGGCTCGGCGAAGGGATCGCGGGGAATCCGCCGGAGGAAATACAGCTTGCTCCCCGACGGGTTGCGCAGGTCGCGCACGCCCTCCACCAACACCTCCAGCGAAGGCGGATAGCCGCTGCCCAGGGCGGATTTTTCGATGAAGCCGGCGTCGGCCGCCTGCTTGTAGGCGTCGATGGCGTCGCGGATGCGGTACAGCGCGGTTTTCAGCTCCTGCTCCTTGCCGCGGCGGATCACCGTCTCGGTCAGCGGCGCAGCCATGCCGACCAGCAGCCCGAGGATCGCCAGGGCGATCACCAGCTCCAGCAGCGAGAAGCCGCGCGCCCGCCCCGGCCCGCCGCTCATCGCCGCTCGACCTCGGCGGCGGCCAGCGGCACGGGCTTCTTCGGCGGCCGCTGGCTGAGGTCGCCCTCGCGGGGCAGCGCGGCCGGACGCAGGCGCAGGCTGGTCTCGGTGCCGGACTCGAACTCCATGTCGTAGGGGCTCTGGTACGGCAGGTTGCGGACGATGCGCGGAGTGATCGACAGCACCAGCTCGGACTTGCTCAGGGTGTCCTTGTTGCTGCCGAACAGCCGGCCGATGCCGGGAATGTCGCCCAGCCCGGGAATGCGGTCGCCCGACTTGCCCTGGTCGTTGCGCATCAGGCCGGCCAGCACCTGGGTTTCGCCGTCGCGCAGGCGCAGGGTGGTGACCGCGTTGCGGGTGTCCACCTGGATCGGGATGGTCCCCGCTTCCGTGCGTGCCAGCTGGGTCGCGTTGCTCACCTCCAGCCCCACCTTGATGGCGACTTCGTCGTTCAGGTGGATGGTCGGCTCGACCTCCAGCTTCAGGCCCACATCCAGGTAGGTGATGCTCTCGGTGATCACCGGGCCCTGGGTCGAGGGGGTCGAGGTGGCGCTGACCACCGGCACCCGCTCGCCGATGTGGATGCGCGCCTGCTCGCGGTTGCTGACCCGCAGCACCGGGCTGGCCAAGGTGTTGATGTCGCTGTCGTTGGCGTTGATCTTCAGCTTCGGCGCTCCATTGATCGAAATGCGGTCAGAGTTGATTCCGCGCAACTGGCTGAGAATGCTCACGTCGCCGCCGTCCTCGGTGAGGATGCCGAAGGTATTCGGCCATTGCAGACCGAGATCGAGGATGCGCTTGCGCGAGACCTCCATCACCTCCAGCTCCAGCACCACCTCGGGATTGGCCTGATCCTGGGCCTGGAACAACCGCTCGGCCAGGTGCACCGCATCCGGCGTGTCGCGCATGGTCAGGGTGTTGAGGCGCTCGTCGACGAACACGTCGCGGGTCTTGAGAAGGGTCTTGACCATGTTCAGCGCGGTGTTGGCATCGATATTGGTCAGGTAGAAGGTCTTCAGCACCAGCTCCTGGTAGTCCTTGAGCTTCTGTGGGGTGTTCGGATAGATCAGGATGGTGTTGTCGTTGACCACCTTCTGCTTCAGCTGGCTCTGCTGCAGCAGCAGGTCGACCGCATCCTCGATGGCCACCTGGCGGACGTAGATGGTCGCCTTGAGGTCCGGGCGCACGTCCTGGTCGAAGATGAAGTTCATGCCTGCAGTCTGCGCCAGCACCTCGAACACCAGCTTCAGGTTGGCCTCGCGGAACTCCAGGCTCACCGGCTTCTGCAGCCTGGAGCGCAGCTGCGGATAGGTGACGGCGGTCTGCGCGCGGGTGCCCTCGATGCCCGCCTGCAAGGCCAGCGCGCCCTCGTGCCGCGGCTCCAGGGTGAGGATCGAGCGCACCAGCCGCTCGGCCCCGACCAGATCGCCGCGAGCCAGGGCCAGCTCGGCCTGGCGGTACTGTTCGGCGACGTTGCGCAGCTGGACGATCTGGCGCATCCCCTCGGTGGCCCGGGCATTGCCCGGCTCGATGGCCAGCACCCGCTGGAAGGCAACCTGCGCGGCCTCGTTGTTGCGCGCGGTGCGCGCCTGCTCGGCCTGGGTCAGCAGCTTGGTGACCACCAGCGCCCGCTGGGTGGTCAGGGCGATCTGTACATTGGTGTCGTGCGGGGCCCGGTGTGCCGCTTCGGCGAGCTGCGCCAGCCCCTCCTCGTAACGCCCCTGGTCGATCAGGGCGATGCCCTCCCTGGCAGGCTGTCCGGCACAGCCGGCCAGCAGCAGGCCGCCCAGCAACAGCGGCAGGCAGAAGCCGCGTGCATCCTTGCGCATTGCGATGGTCATGGACGGTCCCCCACGGACAGCGACTGGGTCTGGTTGAGTGGCAGATAGACGAGGGTCAGCTCGTCGCCGGCGATCTTCTCCACCCGGTAGGTTCCGTCGATCACGTCGCCGGCCTGCACCGTGTGCACGCGGTCGTCGCGCAGCAGAAAGACCCTGAGGCTGACGCTGTCGTCCAGCCTCCCGATGAATTCGAAGGGCAAGGGCGGCGCCTCCGGCGCAGACGGCGGCAGCGGCGCGACCGCCAGCGGCGGCCCCTCCCCGAGCGGACGGCGCGGCGGCGGCGCTCGCCAGCTGCGCGCGGCGAACAGATCCGCCTGCGGCACCGCCCGGCTCGTCGGCCCGCTCTGCAGCCTGCGCATCTGCGCCTGAACCTCGGAGCCGGAGCGCACCTCCGGCTTCGCGGCCGGCCCGCCGCTGTGGGTCACCACCGGCAGGAGCTCCTCCTCCTGCGGGAAGAACTCGGGCAGCAGCGCCAGCAGCCCCGCGCCGCCGAGAAACGCCAGCCAGCCCAGCAGCCGTCGCCTTTCCATCACCACCTCGACAGATAGAGAGTCATGCGAATGCGCCCGTCGAGTTCGGTCTGATGGATTTCCTTGCGCTTGAACTCGACATCCTCCAGCACCAGCGCCGGCACCTCGGCCAGCAGGCTGTGCAGGAAGCGGCGCAGCTGCGGATAGCCGGCGCGCACCGGCAGGAGGATGCGGTAGCGCGCCAGGCGGGTTTTCGGGTCGATGCCGAGGGAATACTCGCCACGGGCCAGCGACAGGTTCTCCGCCCGGGCCGCCGCATAGATGCGGTCGATGGTGGCGGTCGCCGCCGGTTGCGCCGGCAGCTGGCGATGGAAGTCGGCCAGTTGCTGGCCCGGTCCCTGGGGCGGCAGCTCGACGCCGCGCTCGATCCGCACCTGACGCTCGCGGGCTTCGACGATGCGCCCGGCCAGCGCCTCGCGCTCCTGCCAGGCCGGCCACAGGCCCAGCAGCCCATGGGCCGTGGCCAGCACCAGCAGCGCGGCGCCGACGGCACCCGGCCAGCCCAGCCGCCGGAGCCGCTCGCGGAGAATCAGCCTATGGACGCCCATCCGGCACCTCCCAGGTCGCCAGCAGATTGAAGCGGATCGGCCGCTCCGCCACCTGGACGAGCACCTCGTGATCGAGCAGGGACACGTCGCTCAAACCGTCGCTGTCCTCGAGGCGCTGATGGAACTCCAGCATCGCCTCCAGATTGCGCGCCTCGGCGGTGATGCGCAGCAGCCGCTTGCGCGCATCCGGGGCCAGGGCAAGCAGGGCGACGTCCTTGAGCGGCAACGCCTCCAGGGTGGCGAACAGCCCGTTCCACGGGAGGTTCAGCGCCGCCGAGACCCGGCGCATTTCCGCCAGGCTGGCCTGCTGGGCCAGGCTCTCGGCCTTCGACAGCGGCGCCTGGCGGACCTCGCCGCCCTGCTCCGGCTGCAGCCGGGCGAGCTCCTGCACGGCCTGCGCCCGGTCCGCATCGAGCCGCTGCTGCACTGCCCAGAGCGCTCCGGCTAGAAGCAGGCCGGTGGCCAGCAGCACCCAGCCGAGCGGGCTGGCGATGGAGCGGCGCTGAAAATCGAGTTCGAGCGGACGCATCTCAATTCACCGTCATGGCCATGGCCTGCAGGGTATCCACCGATGTCCGCGGCAGTTCCAGGGCCTGCAGCCCGGCCGGCGGCGGTGCCGTGCGACCCGGCGCATGCAGGTAGCGCGCCGCGCCCTCCAGCCCCTGCAGCCCGCTTTCCCGCTCGACCAGTGCGAGCAGCGCCGCATCGTCCCCGCCATCGCTCACCGAGCGCACACAGACCCAGGCTCCATCCCGGGCCAGCAGCAGACTGCTGCGCCCCGGCTCGGCGAGCACGAAGAGGAAGTCGTCCGCCGGCAGCTTCCCGGCGAAACGGTTGAAGGCCGCCATCAGGTAGGGCTGCACCGAGGAGAGGCGCAGCCCGGCGCCCTGCAGCGCGAGCTGCAGGCGCTCCAGCAGCCCCCGTTCGATGGCCGCCGCCAGCCGCGGCTGGCCGGCCGGCGCCGGCGACAGGCGCAGCAGCCAGTCGTCGGCGAGCGCGCCGTAGATCTCCTGGAAGCGGAAGCGCGCATAGGCCTCGAGCTCCTCCGGCGTACCGATGCCGTCGCTCCAGGGAATCAGCGCGAAACGCACGAAGCGGCTCGACAGCACCAGGGGCAGGCTGCCGCGCCCGCGGCCCAGCTCGCCGAGAAGACGCTCCAGCGCCTGTGCCGCACCGCTCCAGGCCGGCCCCTCGGCCTGGCCGTACTCGGCGCCGCCGAGCAGCTCCAGCCCGCCGCGGCGCCGTCGGAACAGCGCCAGGCGCGTGGCGCCGAGCACGGCGATGCGCCGTTCAGCCCACGAAAGTGACACGGTTGATCTCCTCCAGGGTGGTCCTTCCGCTGCGCACCAGTTCCACCGCCGAGCTGCGCAACAGGCGCAGCCCGCGGCGGCGGGCCAGTTCCTTGATCTGCGAGATGGGCTGGCGCTCGACGATCATCTGGCGGATCTCGTCGTCGAGCAGCAAGAGCTCGGCGATCGCCTTGCGCCCGCGATAGCCCGAGCCGCGGCAGCGCCCGCAGCCGCTGCCCTGGACGAAGCGGAAATCGCCGACTCCGGCCGGGTCCAGCCCGGAAGTCAGGAGCTCCTCCTCGCTCGGCGCGACGGGCGCGGCGCAGTCCGGGCAGACCAGGCGCACCAGGCGCTGGGCGAGCACCGCGTTGAGCGCGGAGACGAAGCTGTAGGGATCGACCTCCATCTGCACGAAACGGCCGATCACGTCGAACACGTTGTTGGCGTGGATGGTGGTGAACACCAGGTGGCCGGTGAGCGCCGACTGCACGGCGATCTGCGCGGTCTCCGGGTCGCGGATCTCGCCGACCATGATCTTGTCCGGATCGTGGCGCAGGATCGAGCGCAGGCCGCGGGCGAAGGTCAGGCCCTTCTTCTCGTTGACCGGGATCTGCAGCACCCCGGGCAGTTGGTATTCCACCGGGTCCTCGATGGTGATGATCTTGTCCACCCCGTGGTTGATCTCGGTGATCATCGCGTACAGGGTGGTGGTCTTGCCGCTGCCGGTGGGGCCGGTCACCAGCACCATGCCGTAGGGCTCGGCGGCCAGCCGGCGCAGGCTGCGCAGGGTCGCCTCCTCGAAGCCCAGCGCCTCCAGGCTGACGCCGCTGACGCGGTCGGCCAGATCCTGCTTGTCGAGCACCCGCAGCACCGCGTCCTCGCCGAAGATGCTCGGCATGATCGACACCCGGAAGTCGATCTGCCGGCCGTGGATGCCGACCTTGAAACGGCCGTCCTGGGGCACCCGCTTCTCGCCGATGTCCAGTTCGGCCATCACCTTGATCCGCGAGATCACCTGGTCGGCGATCTCGCTACCCTGCACCCGGCCGATGGAGTTGAGCACCCCGTCGATGCGGTACTTGATCACCAGGCCGTTGCCGGTCATGCCCAGGTGGATGTCGCTGGCGTGCATCTTCAGCGCGTCGTAGAGGGTCGAATTGACCAGCTTGACCACCACGCTGGAGTCCTCGCTGATCCGCGCCAGCGACAGGTTCTCCACCGTCTCGGCCTCGACCGAGCCGGCGGCGTCGGCGCCCAGCGACTCGACGGCCTGGAAGGCCTCCTCGTGGCGCGCCAGGTAGCCGGCCAGATCGGCCGGATGCACCAGGTACAGCGGCGCGCCCTCCAGGCAGGCGTCGATCCAGGCCAGGCGGTCGTCGTCGAAGGGATCGGCGAACACCCCGACCTCGCGCTCGTCCAGGCGGACCACGGCGAACTCGCGCTTGAGCGCCTGGGCCAGCGCCAGCCGCTCGAACGCCGGGCGGCTGGCGAACAGCGTCTCGCCGTCCAGCACCGGATAATGCAGGGTCGCCCCCAGGCGGCGGACGAACTCCTCAGGCGCCAGCCCGGCCAGTGCCTCCAGCGCCTCGAGTACCCGCCCGCCGCCGCTCGCCGCTCGCTCGCGGGCCTCGCGCAGCAGCGGCGCCGCGAAGCGGGCCTCGCCCGCCGTCTCCGTGGCCGGCCCATCGCCGCCGGCCGCGCTCCCTGGAGAAAGACTGTCCATACGACTCTCCTCGTTCAACACCATCGCGCCGACGGCGCTAGTCGCCGCCCAGCCGGCGCGCCACCTGCGGCTTGCACACCACCCGCCCCAGATCGGCCAGCGGAAAGGGCTTGAGCAGGATGTTCACGATGCCGCGGTGCGCCGCGTCGTCGCAGATCGCCCCGCTCGGGTGACCGGTCATCAACACCCGCTCGCCGTGGTAGCGGCCGTGCAGGGTATCGAGCAGCTGGAAGGCGTCCATGTCCGGCAAACAGTAGTCGAGGACCAGGATGTCCGGCCCGAAGCTCGCCGCCAGGGCCAGGGCGCTGGCCCCGTCGTGGGCGACGCGCACCTCGCAGCGCCTCGTTTCGAGATAAGCCCTGAGGTTTTCCGCCAGGACCGGTTCATCCTCGACAAGCAAGACTTTCCTGATCGCCACGACGACTGACTCCCGTTCCAGAGATCGTGCCCATTCCCGAATCGCGAAAACGCGTACCGATTCGGCACATGCACAGCTCGCGCCAGTCTTGATATATTTATATCTAAT from Azotobacter salinestris carries:
- a CDS encoding GspMb/PilO family protein gives rise to the protein MGVHRLILRERLRRLGWPGAVGAALLVLATAHGLLGLWPAWQEREALAGRIVEARERQVRIERGVELPPQGPGQQLADFHRQLPAQPAATATIDRIYAAARAENLSLARGEYSLGIDPKTRLARYRILLPVRAGYPQLRRFLHSLLAEVPALVLEDVEFKRKEIHQTELDGRIRMTLYLSRW
- a CDS encoding GspE/PulE family protein — encoded protein: MDSLSPGSAAGGDGPATETAGEARFAAPLLREARERAASGGGRVLEALEALAGLAPEEFVRRLGATLHYPVLDGETLFASRPAFERLALAQALKREFAVVRLDEREVGVFADPFDDDRLAWIDACLEGAPLYLVHPADLAGYLARHEEAFQAVESLGADAAGSVEAETVENLSLARISEDSSVVVKLVNSTLYDALKMHASDIHLGMTGNGLVIKYRIDGVLNSIGRVQGSEIADQVISRIKVMAELDIGEKRVPQDGRFKVGIHGRQIDFRVSIMPSIFGEDAVLRVLDKQDLADRVSGVSLEALGFEEATLRSLRRLAAEPYGMVLVTGPTGSGKTTTLYAMITEINHGVDKIITIEDPVEYQLPGVLQIPVNEKKGLTFARGLRSILRHDPDKIMVGEIRDPETAQIAVQSALTGHLVFTTIHANNVFDVIGRFVQMEVDPYSFVSALNAVLAQRLVRLVCPDCAAPVAPSEEELLTSGLDPAGVGDFRFVQGSGCGRCRGSGYRGRKAIAELLLLDDEIRQMIVERQPISQIKELARRRGLRLLRSSAVELVRSGRTTLEEINRVTFVG
- a CDS encoding pilus assembly protein — translated: MRPLELDFQRRSIASPLGWVLLATGLLLAGALWAVQQRLDADRAQAVQELARLQPEQGGEVRQAPLSKAESLAQQASLAEMRRVSAALNLPWNGLFATLEALPLKDVALLALAPDARKRLLRITAEARNLEAMLEFHQRLEDSDGLSDVSLLDHEVLVQVAERPIRFNLLATWEVPDGRP
- a CDS encoding response regulator; this encodes MAIRKVLLVEDEPVLAENLRAYLETRRCEVRVAHDGASALALAASFGPDILVLDYCLPDMDAFQLLDTLHGRYHGERVLMTGHPSGAICDDAAHRGIVNILLKPFPLADLGRVVCKPQVARRLGGD